One Triticum dicoccoides isolate Atlit2015 ecotype Zavitan chromosome 5B, WEW_v2.0, whole genome shotgun sequence genomic window carries:
- the LOC119306164 gene encoding uncharacterized protein LOC119306164 codes for MERWHDRSLGHRLYDAFTVAGLRVEAIEPGRLLCSFMVPPRLTSSASNRMHGGAVASLVDLVDLVGSAVIFAGGSPVTGVSLDITVSYLGAARANEEIEVEARVLGIGDKTGCVTVEVRRKDTGQVLAHGRHTKYLANVSSKL; via the exons ATGGAGAGGTGGCACGACCGTTCCTTGGGCCACCGGCTGTACGACGCCTTCACCGTAGCCGGCCTCCGTGTCGAGGCCATCGAACCCGGCCGCCTCCTCTGCTCCTTCATGGTCCCTCCTCGCCTCACGTCG AGCGCCAGCAACCGTATGCACGGAGGCGCGGTGGCGTCGCTGGTGGACCTGGTGGACCTGGTGGGGTCTGCGGTGATCTTCGCCGGCGGCTCGCCGGTGACGGGGGTCTCGCTGGATATCACCGTCTCCTACCTGGGCGCCGCCCGTGCAAAC GAGGAGATCGAGGTAGAGGCTCGGGTCCTCGGCATCGGCGACAAGACGGGGTGCGTGACCGTGGAGGTGAGGAGGAAGGACACCGGCCAGGTGCTCGCGCACGGCCGCCACACCAAGTATCTCGCCAACGTCTCCAGTAAACTCTGA